Genomic window (Synergistaceae bacterium):
TTCGCGTCTTGGCGTGTCTCTTTCATTGAGGTCTCTATTCCCGTGACGCGGCCTTTTATTTCTCCCAACTCCTGCTTGACATCCAAAATCACGCCATCACCACTCCACGGAGATAAATTACCCGCTCACCTACCTATTCCATCGTCTATATACTTCGCGTATAAGGCGTTCAACATCCCAATATCAGCGCGTTGCAAAGTCTTGATCGTGTGGATCTCATCGGTAGCGAGGTACGGCCGGATGCTCGGTATATCGCCTTGCAACCCACGCGTCTCTTTAAACTGTTTCGCGAACATGCCGAGAACGATACGGTTGATCATGTCGGTCTCGTTCGAAAAGTGGTAGGTCTTCGGCTCCGGGTGCGCCAGCATGACGGCCTCAGTGAAAGCCGGGTGTTCGAGCTTCGCGGCATGGAGCGCATTGATGAAGGCTTCCACCAGATTGAAGCGCTCGATGTAGGCGATTTTGAATGCCGCCGCTTTCTTGTCGGTGAAGCCCATCGCGATATACGAGAATCCGTCTTTCGTCAAAAGGAACTCAGGATAAAATTTGCCTCGATCTTTGTACTGAGATTCAATGAAATTGGCGGCTGAAGACTCTACGCTTGAATGGACGGCAAAAAAGAGCGCAAACGCGACAACCCAAAAGATCCTTTTTTCAAACTTCACAGACTTTCACTCCTTTAACGATGCCTTACGGGTGTTCTGCCGGTAGCATCACTTCGTGAAAAATTGCCAAGCGTAGACCATTTGGGCATTCTCAGCGTACGCGT
Coding sequences:
- a CDS encoding Rha family transcriptional regulator → MKFEKRIFWVVAFALFFAVHSSVESSAANFIESQYKDRGKFYPEFLLTKDGFSYIAMGFTDKKAAAFKIAYIERFNLVEAFINALHAAKLEHPAFTEAVMLAHPEPKTYHFSNETDMINRIVLGMFAKQFKETRGLQGDIPSIRPYLATDEIHTIKTLQRADIGMLNALYAKYIDDGIGR